ACGGGCGCGCGGAGCAGGGCCCACAGATAACCCGGGGCAGCCAGCGCGGCCAAAATCCAGTGGAACCCCGCCTGGCGCAGGGTCTCCGGCAAGTCGGGGCTCTGGGCCTCCAGCAGGCTGGGGGAGGCTCCGGGCAGGGGCGTCTGCCCGGGCATGGTGGTCGGCGCGGGCAGCTTGGCGAAAAAGACGAGCATGGCCCGGGCCTTCTCCCACATGGCCGGGACCGCATAAACCAGGACCGCCGCCAAGGCGCATCCGGCCAGGACCAGCAGGACTGCGCGGAGTCTGCCGTGCGGGCGCATTCGCTCCGGGATGGCCGCCCATGCGGTGCATGCCGCCGCGGCGGTCGTGAAGCCCCAGAACCCCGCGCCCAAGGTCAGGGCGAAGAGGATCGCACCGGGCAGGGCGCTCCTGAACGCGCACCGCCCCGCCAGTGCGGCGGCCGCCAGAGCGGCTCCGGCCATGGCCGACGCCACGGGCCTGCCGCTGGGGTACACCGTGCAGACGAGCCAGAGCAGGAATCCGGCGGCCACGGCCGGTGGCAGGCAACCGGGGGCGCGTCTGTGCTGGTCCGGGCCGTCGGCCCGCTCTTGCCCCAAGCGCAGTGCCCAGGTTCCCAAGGCCCATGCGCAGGCGCAGAGCAGGGGAAGCACGAGCATGTCCGTGTCGCAGAAGCCCAGACGGGTGCGGTACAGATAGGCCGGGGCCAGCACCGTTGCCGCACCGGCCGCCAGTGAGGCTTCCTGTGCCCCTGCCAGGCGGCAGAGCCGGGCCACGGGCCAGGCAGCCAGGGGGGCCAGCAGGGCGGGCAGCCAGAAGCCCAGGGTTTCCAGGGGCAGGCTGGTCAGCCGGTGGAGGGCGGCCAAGAGAACGGAGAGCGGCTCCCCGGCAAGGCGGCCCACGCAGGCGGCCCCGGCCAGCCAGCCGTAGGCGTCGAAGCTGGGCAGCAGGGGCAGGCCGCCCATCGTGAGCCAGGGCTCGTCCCAGGAAGGAAGCTCGGAGAAGCGGGCCGCCAGGCCCAGGAGGATGGCCGCCGCCGCCGGAAGGGCGCGCCTTCCGGCGGAGCGGTCCAAGAGAAGCCTATTGACCCAGCAGAATGGCCAGGGCGGCGCTGAGGGTGGCGTGGTTCAGGGCGTTGCCGTTGTTGAGCACGGTGCCGCTGGCGCCCACCACGGTCACGTCGCTGGCGGAGCTGCCGCACACGGCCAGCAGGTCCTGCGTGGTGTTGCTGGTCTCCAGATTCCAGGCGGTGCCGTTGAAGCGCAGGATGGTGCCCTGGTCGCCCACGGCGTAGACGTTGCTGGCGCTGGTGCCCCAGACGGCGCGCAGGGTCCTGTTGGTGGGCGTGCTCATGTTCTGCCAGGTGGAGCCGTTGCCGTGCAGCACCAAGCCGCTGCTGCCCACTGCGTAGTACGCCCCCGTGTCATCGTTCCAGATGGCGGTGATATCCTGATTGCCATTGGTGAAGAACGGAACCCAGGAGCCCAGTTGATTGCCGCTGCCGGACCAGAGGATGCCGCCGCCGGAGCCGGCCAGCACGTTCTGTGGGGAGTTGCCGCTGAGACCTTGGAAGTTGACCCCATTGATGTCGAAAACCTGATGCCAGTTGTTCTGCCCCATCAGGTTGTTGACGAAGATGCCGTCCTGCCCGGCAGCCACCACGGCGGGACCGGGCGGAGACTGGTTGGCTGGGCCCCAGACGGAGTTGAGCTTGAGGACGGTGGCGTTGTTCTGCCACTGCCAGCCCGAGGCGTTGTAGTGCAGCATGGCCCCCTGGCTGCCCACGGCGTAGAGGTTCACCTTGGCGGCGGAGGTGCCGTTGTTCTGGTAGACCTGGCCCCAGACGCCCGTGAGGTTCTGATTCGTGGGAGACTGGAGCGCGGTCCACTTGGTCCCGTTGTTCTGGATGATCACGCCGTTGCTGGAGGAAATAAAGCGCAGGCCCGGCTGGGGCTGCCAGATGCCGGTGAAGGTGGAGCCCGAGTACCCCGGGGGGGAGACGGCTTTCCAGGCGGCCTGGGTGTTGGAGGTTATACCGCAAGACATCACGGCGGCGGAGAACACGGCCAGGAACGCCCGGAGCAGAATCATCCGTCCCTTCCTTCGTTTGGTCTGATCAGGAGTTATACGACAGTTGCCTTGACGACTTCCTCGATGGTCGTGACTCCGGCCAGGACCTTCTCGATGCCGTCCTGGCGCAGGGTGAGCATGCCGTGGTTGATGGCCACCTGGCGGATCTTTCCCGCCTCGGAGGTGTGCATCACGGTTTCGGCCAGTTCCTCGTTCATCACCAGCAGTTCGTGGATGGATGTCCGGCCCCTGAACCCGGTGTTCATGCAGTTCTTGCAGCCCGTGTGGCGGAATATCTCGCGCCCCTGGAGGGAATCGCCGGAGCTTCCCAGGCGCAGAAGCTGCTCCGGCGTGGGGATGAAGGCCTCCCGGCAGTGGGGGCAGAGCTTGCGCACCAGGCGCTGGGCCATGACCGCGCGCATGGTGGAGCACACCAGGAAGGACTCGATGCCGAAATCGATGAGCCGGGTCACGGAGCCCGCCGCGTCGTTGGTGTGCAGGGTGGAGAACACCAGGTGGCCCGTGAGGGCGGCCTGACAGGCGATCTGGGCCGTCTCCCGGTCGCGGATTTCGCCCACCAGGATGACGTCGGGGTCCTGGCGCAGGATGGAGCGCAGCCCGCTGGCGAAGGTCAGGTCGATCTTGGTGTTCACCTGCATCTGGCCCACGCCGTCCAATTGGTATTCGACGGGGTCCTCGATGGTCAGGATGTTCTTGTCGGAGGACCGGATCTCGTTCATGGCCGCGTACAGAGTGGTGGACTTGCCGCTGCCGGTTGGGCCGGAGACCAGGATGATGCCGTGCGGCAGCTTGACCAGCTCCTTGAAGATGCCGAAATGCCTGGATGAAAGCCCCAACTCCTCAAGCGAGAGCACTCGGGAGTTCTTCTCCAGCAGGCGCATGACCACGCGTTCACCGAACTTGGTGGGGAACACCGAGACGCGGATGTCCACGTTGCGGTTGCCCAGGCGCACGTCGAAGCTGCCGTCCTGGGGCAGGCGCTTTTCGGCGATGTCGAGTTTGGAGCGGATCTTCACGTGGGAGACCACGGGCGCGTGCCAGCGCTTGTCCAGGACCTTGAAGTCGTAGAGCACGCCGTCCAGGCGGAAGCGTATCTTGAAGCTGTTCGAGTAGGGCTCCAGGTGGATGTCGCTGCAGAGATCCTTCACGGCCTGGGTGAGCAGCAGGTTCACCAGCTTGATCACGGGGGAGTTGCTGGTTTCGTCCAGGAGGTCGGCGGTGGAGAGGCTCTCCGGCGGCGGGGCCGAGAAGTCGTCCAGGCTGGAGTCGTCCATCATGGGCAGGGCGTCTTCCTCGGCCTGGCCGAACACGTTGTTGAGCGCGTCGATCAGGGCCTGGGCGGGCACCACCACCGGATGCACGGCCAGTGCGCCGAACATGCGGGCCATGTCGCCGTGGAGCTCGGTGCGCAGCGGGTCGGCGGTGTAGAGCAGCAGGTTCTCCACGGGGCCGGCCGGGGCCACGAGCTGGTTCTTGAGGTAGGCCAGGGGGGTGCGGCGCAGGCGCTCCACGTCCTGGGGCTCGAAGACGGGGGCGCTGCGGAATTCAAGCCCGAGCACTTCCGCCAGCGCCCTGGCGGTCTCGGCCTCGTCGCGCTTGGCCACCCCGGCAAGAAGGGGCACCAGGGGGCCGCCGGTGCGGAAGTATTCGGCCAGATGGATGCGAAGGTCCGGCCAGGTGACGCCAAGCCTGCCGGAGAGTTCGGCCGCCCAGGCCGGGGGAGGAGCGCCGTGGGGAGCCTCGGGCAAGGCTTCCTGCGCGGTGTCGCCGGGGGCCTCCGAGGTTGCCTCCGGCCCGGCGTCGCGGGACCGAAAACGCCCGAGCACGGATGCCTTCAGCTCCTCCATGCGGAGCTTGTCCTTGAGGCCGGCGAGGGCCTTGCGCAGGGCCTGATCCAGAACGCTCATGGCCTTGGACTAGCGGTCCTTCCCGATGGGGCCGAACATCACCGGGGCCTTGGGAATGGGCGGCATGGACGACTGGGTGAGGTGGATCACGCTGTCGATGTTGGCGCGCTTGTCCCGCAGGATTTCCGAGTTGATCTCCACGGTGCTGGCGATGCGCGGGGTGATGAACACGAAGAGGTTGGTCTTGAGGTCGTCCTCGGAGCGCTTCTTGAACAGATTGCCCAGGATGGGGATGTCGCCCAGGCCGGGCACCTTGCTGTGGCCCTCGCTGCGGCTCTTGCCGATGAGGCCCGAGAGAACGATGGTCTGGCCGTCCTTAATCAGGACGGTGGTCTCGGTGAGGCGCTTGCGCGTGGTGGGCTGGAGGGTGCCGGTCTGCTGCGTGACGGTCTCGTCGACGCGGCTGGTCTCCTGCTTGATCTTGAGCTTGATGGTGTTGCCTTCGTTGATCTGCGGGGTCACCTTCAGAGTGGTGCCCACGTCCTTGTAGTCGAAGCGCTGGTAGGTCTTGTCGGTGGTGCTCTGGCCCACGTCCTGCGCGGTGAGGAACGGGCGGTTCTCGGCCACGGTGATGGTGGCCTCCTCGTTGTCGAGGGTCATGAGCTGCGGCGTGGAGATGATGTTGAAGCTGTTGTCGGTCTTGGCCGCGTTTACCAGCACCTGCAGGTTGGAGTAGATCACCTCGCCGACCTTCACCGGGAAGGCCACCGCGCCAAGGGCCAGGCCCGCGGGCGGGATGAGCGAGCCCGAGGCGTTGTAGACCGACTGGTACCCTGACGGGTTGGAGGAGCCGAAAATCAGGCCGCCCTTGCTGGAGTCGCCCAGCCCGGCCTGCCTGTTGGCCACGTTGACGTCCACGCCGAAGCTGAAGGCCTTGTCGGTGGAGACCTCCATGATGAGGGCCTCCACGTAGACCTGCTTGCGGGGGATGTCGAGCTTGCCTAGCACGTCGTTGATGAAGGGGAAGTCCTCCTGATCGGCGGTGATGAGCAGGCTGTTGGTGGACTTGTCGGCCACGAAGCGCACCGTGTCGGAGACGATGGGGGCGGGCTTGCCGCCCTCGGTCGTGCCGGCGGAGCCGCCCTTGCTCAAGAGGTCGGTGAGCACCTTGCTCAGGTTCTCGGCGTCGGCGTGCTGCAGGTGGTAGACCCGGAAGTTGCCCTGGCTCTTGACGTTGGGCACATCCAGCTTGGCCACCAGGGACTTCACCTGGGCCAGGTAGTCCGGCTCGGCAAGCACCAGCAGGGCGTTGGTGCGCTCGTCGGGCACGATGGCCACGCGCGCGCCGCCACCCTCCTTCTTGGGCTCCTGGGCCATGAGCTTGTCGATCTTCTGGGCCACCTTGGAGGCCTGGGCGTACTTGAGCGACACAAGCGACAGGCCTGATTTGGCCCCGGGCACGTCGATCTGGGAGATGATGGAGATCAGGCGGTTGATGTTGGGCTTGAAATCCGTGACGACCAGGGTGTTGGTCTCGGGGTAGTCGGCGATGAGGCCGTCGGTGGAGACCATGGGGGTCAGCACCTTGCGGACCTCGGGAGAGCGGATGTAGCGCAGGGCGATCACCTGTGTGACCATGCGGTCGTCGGCCTGGCCGTTGACCTCCCTGCCGTTCTCCACGGTCTCCATGCTGCGGGTGCGGCTGGTCTTGGAGGGCACGATCTTGGTGTACTTGCCCGACGGCAGCGTGGTGTAGCCGTTGACCTCCAGCACGGACTCGAAGACCTTGTAGGCGTCCTTCACGGAGATGGCCTGGGGCGACACGACGGAGACGTTGCCCTTCACCGCGTCGTCTATGACGAAGTTCCTGCCGGATATCTGGCTGATATACTTAATGAAGGAGCGGATATCCACGCTGTCGAAGTTCAGCGTGACCATGGTCTCGTTGCTGGGGAGCGTGGCCTCGTTCAGGGGCGTGGGCACCTTGGCGCCGGGGATGGGCGGCGTCTTCTGCATGGGCTGGATGGCCGTCTGCGCCGCCGGTTCGGCCTGCTGGGGGGCGGGCTGGACAGGCTCGGAGCCGGGCAGCGGCTTGGTCATGGTCGGCTTGCCTATCGGCGGGCCTCCGGGCAGGGGCTGCTCCGGGGTCTGTGCCATAGTCTGGGCCAGGGCGCCGGATGCCGCCAGCAGCGTGAGCGCCACGGCGAACAACGCCCGGGCGAGGGTGGAACCTGCGCGTGAACCCAAAGTCATGAGTGACTCCTGTATGGCTAAGGACGCCGTGCACGGCGCGAGATCCATGCCGGACGGGGTCGTATGCTAGTGTAACGAATATTCTATCTCCGCTCAGTTACTTCCCGGTGTCTTGGCTGTCAACGGTAAAGTGGCCTCTGTGCGGCCGCACCTGAGGGGCAGGGGTTCTCATTTGCGGAAGGATGCGGCTGCCCGGAATGCAGTCTCAATGCGTGGGGTCTGCATGCGGACGCACGCGGCGGCTCATCAGAAGCCGGCCGCGTGCGCCGGAAAAGTGGAAGGTCTATTGGAACTTGCCTGTTATGTTGTCTTTGATCCAGTGGGGGTCCCACCATTCGATGGGCTGCACCTCGATGCCGTGCAGGATGATGCCGAAGTGCAGATGGTCCCCCGCGGCAAGGCCCGTGGCGCCCGTGTTGCCGAGGATGTCTCCTTTCCTCACCTCGTCGCCTTCCTTCACGCGTATCTGGCTCAGGTGCGAGTAGATGGTCTGCAGGCCCCAGCCGTGGTCCACCACGACGGCGTTGCCGTAGATGCCGAAGAATCCGGTGAAGACAACCCGCCCGCTGTTGGAGGCGGGCACCTGGGCGTTCTCCAGGGAGGCCAGGTCCACGCCGAGGTGGGTCTCCTCGTCGATCTTCTGGTTCTTGTAGAAGTAGGAGCGGCCGTCGCCGAAGCCCGCCCTGGGCGCGGCGTTGGGCAGGCGCAGGAAGGCGCCTTCCCAGAGCATTTTGGGCGAGGTCTTGGCGGCGAACTCGAAGAGCTTGGCCACGTTCTCACGCCGGACGTCCCGGTTGACCTTCACGTACAGGGCCACCGGGTCCTTGATTTCGGGGTAGATGTTCTCGAACTGGGGCATCTTGGCTTGGAGGAACTCGTCGCCCACGTTCAAGTTGTCGTGCTTGAACTTGGTGGCCCGGGCCTGGACCCTGAAGGATATGCTGCGCTCGTTTCCGGCCGAATCCTCCGCGAAGAGGCGGGGCTGGAAGCGGGCGAAGTCCATGTTCCAGGGGAAGACGAAGATGCAGGCGTAGTTGCCGGAGTCGAGCTTGTAGCCGGGGAAGAAGAGGTCGCCGACCATGACGCCGGAGCGCTCCACGTCCTTGTTGACCTGGTAGACCACGCCGCAGGCGCCGCCCTGCTTGATGATGTGCGCCTGGGAGAGCACGTTGATCACCGGGGCGCGGTTGTCGAGGTTCATGGTCCTGTTGATGCGCGTGGTGTTGCCCGCGCCGAAGTTGAACACGGACTTGTCCGAGACCACGACCACGATGTCGAACTGGCCTTCGCGCAGCCCGGCCTGCTCCAGGGTGAACTTCTCCTGGATGGACTTGGGGGCGGGCTCGTAGGTCTTCTGGATGATGGTGGTCTCCTTCTGGCCTTGCAGAACGGAGACCTTCAGGGTGCGGACGCCGGAGCCGTCGTCCTTGGCGGTGACGGAGAACTCCCGCTTGCTGCCCGTTGCGGGCCTGTCCGGGGTGAGCTCCACCACCGGCGCGGCCATGTCCCTGGTGAAGTAGTACGCGCCGACGCCAGCGCCCGCGAGGATGATCAACAAGAGAAAAGATATGAACTTGCCCATAGCTGCCGATGTGGTTGGAGTGATGCGCCTGAACTGCGGCGCGCTTCGGTGCTGCCTTACCGTGGCCCGCGCGTGAGCACAAGGGCTCAGTTCTCTGGGTGAAACGCTTCGTGTCCTTTGAGGTTTGCTGGACGTGCGGTGGCAAAACGGTTAGTTCGCGCTGAAATCGCTGCTCTGGGGATTTCCAGGTGAAAATGAGACTGTCCGCGCTGCTGCTGTTGTTTGTCGCCGTCTGCTCCGCCTGCCAGAAGAAGGCCGAGCCGCCCCAGGCCAGACCCGTGCCCGTGGGCGTGGTCAAGGCCCAGGTCAAGGACGCGCCCGTGGTTGTCAACGGAATCGGCCATGTGGTGGCGATGCGCACCGTCACGGTGACGCCGCAGGTCACGGGCCTGCTCAAATCGGTCGAATTCAAGGAAGGGGCCATCGTCCGCGAGGGGGATCTGCTCGCGGTCATCGACCCCAAGCCCTTCGAGGCCAAGGTGGCCGAAGCCCTGGGCGCGCTCAAGCGCGACTGGACCAGGGCGGAACAGGCCGGTCGCGACCACCTGCGCTACAAGGACCTGGTGCAGAAGGAGGTCGTCAGCCGCGACGACTACGAGCAGAAGCGCACCGAGTTCGAATCCAGCTGGCAGCAGGTCCGCTCCGACCAGGGGGCGCTGGAGACCGCGCGCATCAACCTGGCCTATTGCCGCATCACCTCCCCGGTGTCGGGCGCCGCGGGTTACCAGAACGTGAAGCCCGGCAACGTCGTCAACGCCAACACCACGGCCATCGCCACCATCAACCAGGTGCAGCCCGTGCTGGTGCGCTTCTCCGTCAACGAGGCCGACCTGCCCCTGGTGCGCTCCTGGTTCGGCAAGGAGGCCGTCCCCGTGACGGCCCGCGTGCCCAAGGAGGAGAACGACATCAAGGAGCGCGGCGTGCTCACGGCCATCGACAACGCCGTGGACGTGCAGACCGGCATGATCATGCTCCAGGCCCAGTTCGACAACAAGGAGCTCACGCTCTGGCCGGGCCAGTTCGTCAACGTGCAGGCCGTGCTCACCGTGGAGAAGGACCGCACCGTGATCCCCTCCGACGCGGTGATGACCCGCCAGGACGGCTCCTTCGTGTTCGTGGTCTCCGAGAAGTCCACGGCGGAGCTGCGCAAGGTGACAACCGGCAGGATGGTCGGGCGCAGGGAGGTCGTGATCCTCTCGGGCGTCGCCCCGGGCGAGACCATCATCTCTGACGGGGTCATCCGCGTGGCCCCCGGCGGAGCCGTGACCGTCCAGGGAGCCGGAGCCCCGCAATGACCGACATTTTCATCAAGCGCCCCATAGCCACGGCG
The window above is part of the Fundidesulfovibrio soli genome. Proteins encoded here:
- a CDS encoding WD40/YVTN/BNR-like repeat-containing protein produces the protein MILLRAFLAVFSAAVMSCGITSNTQAAWKAVSPPGYSGSTFTGIWQPQPGLRFISSSNGVIIQNNGTKWTALQSPTNQNLTGVWGQVYQNNGTSAAKVNLYAVGSQGAMLHYNASGWQWQNNATVLKLNSVWGPANQSPPGPAVVAAGQDGIFVNNLMGQNNWHQVFDINGVNFQGLSGNSPQNVLAGSGGGILWSGSGNQLGSWVPFFTNGNQDITAIWNDDTGAYYAVGSSGLVLHGNGSTWQNMSTPTNRTLRAVWGTSASNVYAVGDQGTILRFNGTAWNLETSNTTQDLLAVCGSSASDVTVVGASGTVLNNGNALNHATLSAALAILLGQ
- a CDS encoding GspE/PulE family protein, whose amino-acid sequence is MSVLDQALRKALAGLKDKLRMEELKASVLGRFRSRDAGPEATSEAPGDTAQEALPEAPHGAPPPAWAAELSGRLGVTWPDLRIHLAEYFRTGGPLVPLLAGVAKRDEAETARALAEVLGLEFRSAPVFEPQDVERLRRTPLAYLKNQLVAPAGPVENLLLYTADPLRTELHGDMARMFGALAVHPVVVPAQALIDALNNVFGQAEEDALPMMDDSSLDDFSAPPPESLSTADLLDETSNSPVIKLVNLLLTQAVKDLCSDIHLEPYSNSFKIRFRLDGVLYDFKVLDKRWHAPVVSHVKIRSKLDIAEKRLPQDGSFDVRLGNRNVDIRVSVFPTKFGERVVMRLLEKNSRVLSLEELGLSSRHFGIFKELVKLPHGIILVSGPTGSGKSTTLYAAMNEIRSSDKNILTIEDPVEYQLDGVGQMQVNTKIDLTFASGLRSILRQDPDVILVGEIRDRETAQIACQAALTGHLVFSTLHTNDAAGSVTRLIDFGIESFLVCSTMRAVMAQRLVRKLCPHCREAFIPTPEQLLRLGSSGDSLQGREIFRHTGCKNCMNTGFRGRTSIHELLVMNEELAETVMHTSEAGKIRQVAINHGMLTLRQDGIEKVLAGVTTIEEVVKATVV
- the gspD gene encoding type II secretion system secretin GspD; translation: MTLGSRAGSTLARALFAVALTLLAASGALAQTMAQTPEQPLPGGPPIGKPTMTKPLPGSEPVQPAPQQAEPAAQTAIQPMQKTPPIPGAKVPTPLNEATLPSNETMVTLNFDSVDIRSFIKYISQISGRNFVIDDAVKGNVSVVSPQAISVKDAYKVFESVLEVNGYTTLPSGKYTKIVPSKTSRTRSMETVENGREVNGQADDRMVTQVIALRYIRSPEVRKVLTPMVSTDGLIADYPETNTLVVTDFKPNINRLISIISQIDVPGAKSGLSLVSLKYAQASKVAQKIDKLMAQEPKKEGGGARVAIVPDERTNALLVLAEPDYLAQVKSLVAKLDVPNVKSQGNFRVYHLQHADAENLSKVLTDLLSKGGSAGTTEGGKPAPIVSDTVRFVADKSTNSLLITADQEDFPFINDVLGKLDIPRKQVYVEALIMEVSTDKAFSFGVDVNVANRQAGLGDSSKGGLIFGSSNPSGYQSVYNASGSLIPPAGLALGAVAFPVKVGEVIYSNLQVLVNAAKTDNSFNIISTPQLMTLDNEEATITVAENRPFLTAQDVGQSTTDKTYQRFDYKDVGTTLKVTPQINEGNTIKLKIKQETSRVDETVTQQTGTLQPTTRKRLTETTVLIKDGQTIVLSGLIGKSRSEGHSKVPGLGDIPILGNLFKKRSEDDLKTNLFVFITPRIASTVEINSEILRDKRANIDSVIHLTQSSMPPIPKAPVMFGPIGKDR
- a CDS encoding M23 family metallopeptidase, which codes for MGKFISFLLLIILAGAGVGAYYFTRDMAAPVVELTPDRPATGSKREFSVTAKDDGSGVRTLKVSVLQGQKETTIIQKTYEPAPKSIQEKFTLEQAGLREGQFDIVVVVSDKSVFNFGAGNTTRINRTMNLDNRAPVINVLSQAHIIKQGGACGVVYQVNKDVERSGVMVGDLFFPGYKLDSGNYACIFVFPWNMDFARFQPRLFAEDSAGNERSISFRVQARATKFKHDNLNVGDEFLQAKMPQFENIYPEIKDPVALYVKVNRDVRRENVAKLFEFAAKTSPKMLWEGAFLRLPNAAPRAGFGDGRSYFYKNQKIDEETHLGVDLASLENAQVPASNSGRVVFTGFFGIYGNAVVVDHGWGLQTIYSHLSQIRVKEGDEVRKGDILGNTGATGLAAGDHLHFGIILHGIEVQPIEWWDPHWIKDNITGKFQ
- a CDS encoding efflux RND transporter periplasmic adaptor subunit; protein product: MRLSALLLLFVAVCSACQKKAEPPQARPVPVGVVKAQVKDAPVVVNGIGHVVAMRTVTVTPQVTGLLKSVEFKEGAIVREGDLLAVIDPKPFEAKVAEALGALKRDWTRAEQAGRDHLRYKDLVQKEVVSRDDYEQKRTEFESSWQQVRSDQGALETARINLAYCRITSPVSGAAGYQNVKPGNVVNANTTAIATINQVQPVLVRFSVNEADLPLVRSWFGKEAVPVTARVPKEENDIKERGVLTAIDNAVDVQTGMIMLQAQFDNKELTLWPGQFVNVQAVLTVEKDRTVIPSDAVMTRQDGSFVFVVSEKSTAELRKVTTGRMVGRREVVILSGVAPGETIISDGVIRVAPGGAVTVQGAGAPQ